Proteins encoded by one window of Cucurbita pepo subsp. pepo cultivar mu-cu-16 chromosome LG14, ASM280686v2, whole genome shotgun sequence:
- the LOC111810462 gene encoding protein TORNADO 2, which yields MALSNNVIAAINFIALLLSIPIIGAGIWLATQADNACVQVLQWPVIVLGIVILLVALTGFIGAFWRISWLLMFYLIAMLVLIILLGSLVLFVFSVTMRGSGHTEPSRAYLEYHLDDFSLWLQRRVRSSHKWERIRTCLSSTTTCAELNQNYRLPQDFFNAHISPLQSGCCKPPTDCGFTYVNPTYWISPISNGASMDCSKWSNEQTELCYGCDSCKAGLLANLKEEWRNADLILLIALIGLVFVYLMAFLALKNAKSENLFRRHKQGYV from the exons ATGGCATTGAGCAACAATGTCATTGCAGCCATAAACTTCATCGCCTTGCTTCTCTCGATCCCCATCATCGGTGCCGGGATCTGGCTCGCAACGCAAGCTGACAACGCTTGTGTGCAAGTTTTGCAATGGCCCGTCATCGTTCTCGGCATCGTCATCCTTCTCGTGGCATTGACGGGTTTCATTGGAGCCTTTTGGAGAATCTCATGGCTTCTAATGTTCTATCTTATTGCCATGCTTGTTCTCATAATCCTACTCGGTAGCTTGGTTCTCTTTGTGTTCTCCGTCACTATGAGAGGTTCGGGTCATACCGAACCGAGCCGAGCTTACTTGGAGTATCACCTCGATGACTTCTCGCTCTGGCTCCAAAGAAGGGTTCGAAGCTCTCATAAATGGGAGAGAATTCGTACTTGTCTTAGTTCTACAACTACATGTGCCGAGTTGAACCAAAACTATAGGTTACCTCAAGATTTCTTCAACGCCCATATCAGCCCTCTCCAG TCGGGGTGTTGCAAGCCACCGACAGATTGTGGGTTCACGTACGTAAACCCGACGTACTGGATTAGTCCGATAAGCAATGGAGCGAGCATGGATTGCTCGAAATGGAGCAACGAGCAGACCGAGCTATGCTACGGGTGTGATTCGTGTAAGGCAGGGTTGCTAGCTAACCTCAAGGAAGAATGGAGAAATGCTGACCTAATTCTGCTGATTGCACTAATAGGCCTTGTTTTTGTGTATTTGATGGCATTTTT
- the LOC111809700 gene encoding 29 kDa ribonucleoprotein A, chloroplastic has protein sequence MATLESAIPIISQYISSSSSSSSSSKLSFRTLPSAIKLRISSSSPLLSLNPTTAVSPLPLFLTNPSRNRGGGGRFGSAVQEVSLEEASEENQDVNQKRKLYIFNLPWSFSVVDIKEQFGQCGTVTDVEIIKQKNGRSRGFAFVTMASPDEAQAAIQKFDSQEISGRVIKVEFAKRLKKPPPPKPPGPPPGETVHKLYVSNLAWKARSTNLREFFSENFNPIAARVVFDSPSGKSAGYGFVSFATREEAETALSSLEGKELMGRPLRLKFSERSVVKSETPTEDTVESQPEESQIPSDSTSD, from the exons ATGGCGACGCTCGAATCTGCAATTCCAATTATCTCTCAAtacatttcttcttcttcttcttcttcttcttcctcaaaaTTATCCTTCCGTACACTTCCTTCCGCCATTAAGCTTCgcatttcctcctcttctcCTCTCCTTTCCCTCAATCCCACAACCGCCGTTTCCCCTCTCCCGCTCTTTCTCACAAACCCATCGCGAAATCGCGGCGGCGGCGGTCGTTTTGGCTCTGCAGTGCAAGAGGTTAGTTTGGAGGAAGCTTCGGAGGAAAATCAGGATGTGAATCAGAAGAGAAAGCTATACATATTCAATTTGCCTTGGTCTTTCTCTGTCGTCGACATTAAGGAGCAGTTTGGACAATGCGGAACTGTCACTGATGTTgag ATTATAAAGcagaaaaatggaaggagcAGGGGATTTGCCTTTGTGACTATGGCTTCACCAGATGAAGCTCAAGCTGCTATTCAGAAATTTGACTCTCAA GAAATATCAGGTAGAGTTATAAAGGTAGAGTTTGCAAAGAGATTGAAGAAGCCTCCTCCTCCAAAACCTCCAGGCCCACCTCCTGGAGAGACTGTGCATAAGCTTTATGTATCAAATCTTGCATGGAAGGCGAGATCCACCAATCTCAGAGAATTCTTTTCTGAAAACTTCAACCCAATTGCAGCCAGGGTTGTCTTCGATAGCCCCTCTGGAAAATCTGCTGGCTATggctttgtttcttttgctACTCGAGAGGAAGCAGAAACTGCACTTTCTTCATTGGAGGGGAAG GAACTGATGGGCAGACCCCTTCGACTAAAATTCAGTGAAAGAAGTGTTGTTAAATCAGAAACCCCAACAGAAGACACTGTTGAAAGCCAACCTGAAGAATCACAGATCCCCTCGGATTCAACATCAGATTGA